Proteins from a genomic interval of Centroberyx gerrardi isolate f3 chromosome 23, fCenGer3.hap1.cur.20231027, whole genome shotgun sequence:
- the LOC139924030 gene encoding butyrophilin subfamily 1 member A1-like, translated as MSVAERERAGSRRILGGAVSGFFKKLELQFRSGQPQVIGPTQSIVAIVGDDIILPCHLEPAMDAVAMTLEWARPDLNPRFVHLWRDGRELLINKNLSYVGRTSLFIDKLKHGDISLKLSKVKLSDEGKYRCFIPSLGRDSIVQLVVGAVSSPVVGIIKNSSGVDLGCESKGWYPEPEVFWLDGEGNILSAGPTERVRGPDGLYTVSSRVTVEKTDTNRFTCRVQQQNINQTRETQIHVPGKNAF; from the exons ATGAGTGTAGCAGAGCGGGAGCGAGCTGGGAGCAGGAGGATTTTAGGTGGAGCGGTGAgcggattttttaaaaagctggagCTCCAATTTCGCTCCG GTCAGCCTCAGGTGATTGGTCCAACTCAGTCAATAGTGGCAATAGTtggtgatgacatcattttgCCATGCCATCTGGAACCTGCCATGGATGCTGTTGCCATGACACTGGAGTGGGCGAGACCTGACCTGAACCCCAGATTTGTCCATTTGTGGCGTGACGGTCGGGAACTTCTGATCAATAAAAACCTGTCCTACGTGGGAAGAACGTCGCTGTTCATCGACAAACTGAAGCACGGAGACATTTCACTGAAACTCTCTAAAGTGAAACTCTCTGATGAGGGAAAATACAGATGCTTCATTCCCTCATTGGGTAGAGACTCCATTGTTCAGCTTGTTGTTG GTGCTGTCTCCTCACCTGTTGTTGGGATTATCAAAAACAGCAGTGGAGTGGATTTAGGGTGTGAATCTAAAGGCTGGTACCCAGAGCCTGAGGTGTTTTGGCTGGACGGTGAGGGAaacatcctctctgctggacctacagagagagtcagaggtCCTGATGGCCTCTATactgtcagcagcagagtgacTGTGGAGAAGACCGACACCAACAGGTTCACCTGTAGAGttcaacagcagaacatcaaccAGACCAGGGAGACACAGATTCATGTTCCAGGTAAAAATGCTTTCTAA
- the fastkd5 gene encoding FAST kinase domain-containing protein 5, mitochondrial: protein MAACVLCRRVARLRCLPGLCKGFAQAQHLHEGQGKPDAEADELDGKEVERQRQEAALQGGYRLHYNPPSYHRPARDSAASRSQIDNDEDEPCLSDLAPSFRQQSNCYSVSCSRRLSSSKNTLLDLAFDKGSEPKTPSLSEYRRKPTQPNVKVDTRAFQKCRPEYASMTLDLNRRPLPIQWDQALLLLRKVTVLKGNMEPADVTHFLVELGRLHPDKTEVVRSDTRFLMLLRYSVENLHRFTQLQLLEVLRSFVWLGLPSTHSVLGLYEAELRRRAGQMSFHQLLLAADLWRCLGRQVPQFLQHLYDCVNTYQGQMGVPELVQLLYVMGEGRRSPTDLAHPVEQLLMRHLHRLEPEEVGAVCLALFKSQTSLSEGAVTRIVDKAHSVVEEMSDFAMVNVLKLLRFSYLDHRVWLEAMAREVPRRAQKMGVQGLMHVALTCSALHYRNDSILMAVAERLPSLVPHCRSKDTCKLLWAFGTLGVLPSQSPNFYPSLIEALRQRKAEFQRYPEHLLTGLLGLAFVSQLPEDLIALALSREFVSLALKSTQLELKKDLFTLDGTVALELPHWTGPRLARELREEATEMLWKYAQSDVCQKPEVREAECALQDLLGGEEFVRKRMILPHTRSIDLEVHLDSTGQPVPVNSASHKVTSSPETSFSTGPSHQGWERTNIGVTLTEELLAQLINTKNTTNHLTPSPAFQLPPLHRIEPDEGGRLFDTGQDLTSGIARALTKPSSLNCAPLDLCKGTVKLAIQVSNRNHYCYQSKQLLGLHAMKRRQLQLAGYRVLELSHWEWFPLLRKSRAEKLAHLHCKIYSGVE, encoded by the coding sequence ATGGCTGCCTGTGTGCTCTGTCGACGGGTGGCCAGGCTACGCTGTCTCCCAGGCTTGTGCAAAGGTTTTGCCCAGGCCCAACACCTGCACGAGGGTCAAGGCAAGCCAGACGCCGAGGCCGATGAGCTGGACGGGAAGGAAGTGGAGCGGCAACGCCAGGAAGCGGCTCTTCAAGGAGGCTACAGGCTGCACTACAACCCGCCCTCATATCACCGCCCCGCACGGGACTCCGCAGCCTCCCGGAGCCAGATAGATAATGATGAGGATGAGCCGTGTCTCTCCGATCTCGCACCTTCCTTCCGGCAACAGAGCAACTGCTACAGCGTCAGTTGCTCACGGCGCCTTTCCAGCTCCAAAAACACGCTGCTTGACCTGGCTTTCGACAAAGGCTCTGAGCCCAAGACGCCATCGCTGTCAGAGTACCGCAGAAAACCCACGCAGCCAAATGTTAAAGTCGATACACGTGCCTTCCAAAAATGCCGCCCCGAATACGCGTCCATGACCCTTGACCTCAACCGGCGGCCTCTTCCGATCCAATGGGATCAGGCCTTGCTGCTGCTCCGCAAAGTGACCGTTCTCAAGGGCAACATGGAACCAGCTGATGTGACTCACTTCCTCGTGGAGCTCGGCCGCCTGCACCCAGACAAGACGGAAGTAGTGAGGAGCGACACGCGCTTCCTCATGCTCCTCCGGTACTCGGTGGAAAACCTGCACCGCTTCACTCAGCTTCAGCTGCTGGAGGTGCTGCGGTCGTTTGTGTGGCTGGGCCTGCCCTCCACCCACAGTGTGCTCGGGCTGTACGAGGCCGAGCTGCGCCGCAGGGCCGGCCAGATGAGTTTCCACCAGCTGCTGTTAGCTGCTGACTTGTGGCGCTGCCTTGGGAGGCAGGTCCCCCAGTTCCTGCAGCACCTCTATGACTGTGTCAATACGTATCAAGGACAGATGGGGGTCCCTGAGCTAGTCCAACTGCTGTATGTCATGGGGGAGGGTAGACGGAGCCCAACAGACTTGGCCCATCCTGTGGAGCAGCTACTGATGCGTCACTTGCACAGACTAGAGCCTGAGGAGGTTGGTGCTGTGTGCTTGGCACTCTTTAAATCCCAGACTTCTCTTTCTGAGGGCGCAGTGACCCGGATAGTGGATAAGGCGCACTCTGTAGTGGAGGAGATGAGTGACTTTGCCATGGTGAATGTGCTGAAACTACTGCGTTTCAGTTACCTGGATCACAGGGTGTGGCTGGAGGCCATGGCACGGGAAGTGCCACGACGGGCCCAAAAAATGGGTGTCCAGGGGCTGATGCACGTGGCGCTGACGTGTTCAGCACTACATTACCGGAATGACTCCATCCTTATGGCTGTGGCTGAGAGATTGCCCTCACTGGTGCCACACTGCAGGAGTAAAGACACATGCAAACTGCTGTGGGCCTTTGGCACACTGGGGGTCCTCCCCAGTCAGAGCCCAAACTTCTATCCCAGCCTTATAGAGGCCCTGAGGCAGAGGAAAGCTGAATTCCAGCGATACCCAGAGCATCTTCTTACTGGCCTTCTGGGCCTAGCCTTTGTCTCTCAGCTGCCAGAGGACTTAATCGCATTAGCCTTGAGTCGTGAGTTTGTCAGCCTAGCACTGAAATCCACACAGCTGGAGCTGAAGAAAGACTTGTTCACTTTAGATGGGACTGTGGCTCTGGAGCTGCCTCATTGGACCGGTCCGCGGCTGGCTCGTGAACTGAGGGAAGAGGCGACTGAGATGCTGTGGAAATACGCCCAATCAGACGTGTGCCAGAAACCGGAGGTTCGGGAGGCAGAATGTGCACTGCAAGATCTGcttggaggagaggagtttgtGCGGAAGCGGATGATTCTCCCCCACACACGTTCCATCGACCTGGAGGTTCACCTTGACTCCACCGGACAGCCCGTACCCGTGAACTCGGCATCCCACAAAGTCACGTCCTCTCCCGAGACGAGCTTTTCCACAGGGCCTTCTCATCAGGGCTGGGAGAGAACGAACATAGGGGTAACTCTCACCGAGGAGCTTTTAGCACAGCTAATAAACACCAAAAATACCACAAACCATTTAACCCCATCCCCTGCATTTCAGCTGCCGCCTCTTCACAGAATAGAGCCTGATGAAGGAGGGAGGCTTTTTGACACAGGGCAGGACCTGACCAGTGGCATTGCAAGAGCTCTTACTAAACCCAGCAGCCTAAACTGTGCCCCTCTGGACTTGTGCAAAGGCACAGTCAAACTAGCTATCCAGGTGTCCAACAGAAACCACTACTGCTACCAGTCAAAGCAGTTGCTGGGCCTTCACGCCATGAAGAGGAGGCAGCTGCAGTTGGCAGGCTACAGAGTGCTGGAGCTCAGCCATTGGGAGTGGTTTCCCTTACTGAGGAAAAGCCGTGCTGAGAAGCTAGCGCACCTGCACTGCAAGATCTACAGCGGTGTggagtga